A region of Notolabrus celidotus isolate fNotCel1 chromosome 4, fNotCel1.pri, whole genome shotgun sequence DNA encodes the following proteins:
- the si:dkey-192p21.6 gene encoding heparan-alpha-glucosaminide N-acetyltransferase — MDQALLTFQNQLTEEVLVSYTTDYCYKCVYQHMVSVKPSNSNESAVVSTKFTLSLQVDSQTRNTTLCRWSQTYGEGGHYTVWIRSSEASSNPSCSHTVDKTPNNAHLPLLVAALVLAIIALLFAGAPYIYRRGCTSKCVKTICCQDPQYPLDNVEALDAEHNTSNAKPKRLCSLDTFRGFSLTVMVFVNYGGGGYWFLQHAPWNGLTVADLVMPWFVFIIGTSVVLAFASMQRKGVSRIQLLRKITWRTVVLLLLGFCFLNYSPRDGPLSLSWLRVPGVLQRLGFTYFALSLLQTFWGQKEIPLREHHWWNPVQDVVLYWQQWLIIIVLETLWLCITLLMPVPSCPTGYLGAGGIGDNGLYPNCTGGAAGYIDRWMFGDNMYRYPTCKEMYLTTQPFDPEGVLGTINSIVMGFLGMQAGKIIIFYKRRTVHILCRFLVWAAVLGISAAILSKCTRDGGFIPVNKNLWSLSYVMCMGCFSFLLLGGMYFITDTKSWWGGQPFIFPGMNSIFVYVGHSLLGFYFPFSWEMRFQESHWEWLFQSLWGTALWVIIAYLLYRKKFFLKI, encoded by the exons ATGGACCAGGCTTTGTTGACGTTTCAAAACCAGCTGACAGAAGAAGTGCTGGTCTCCTACACGACAGATTACTGCTACAAG tgtgtgtatcAGCATATGGTCTCAGTGAAACCCAGCAACAGTAATGAATCTGCCGTCGTCAGCACAAAATTTACTTTATCACTACAAGTGGACTCACAGACCAGGAACACAACTCTTTGCAG GTGGAGTCAGACATACGGAGAAGGAGGTCATTACACTGTTTGGATTCGGTCATCAGAGGCCTCCAGTAATCCAAGCTGCTCTCATACTGTGGATAAAACACCAAACAATGCACACCTGC CTCTCCTGGTGGCTGCTCTTGTACTGGCAATAATAGCCCTATTATTCGCCGGGGCCCCCTACATCTACAG AAGGGGTTGTACATCAAAATGTGTTAAGACCATTTGCTGCCAAGACCCACAGTACCCATTGGATAAT GTTGAAGCTTTGGACGCTGAGCACAACACTTCTAATGCTAAACCAAAACGTCTGTGCTCTCTGGACACTTTCCGAGG GTTTTCTCTGACGGTGATGGTTTTTGTGAACTACGGTGGAGGAGGTTACTGGTTCCTTCAACATGCACCATGGAATG GTCTAACTGTAGCAGATCTCGTCATGCCATG GTTCGTGTTCATTATTGGAACCTCAGTCGTGTTAGCTTTTGCATCCATGCAGAGGAAAGGAGTGAGTCGGATACAGCTGCTGCGCAAAATCACCTGGAGAACCGTGGTCCTCCTGCTGCTGGGCTTCTGCTTCCTGAACTACTCTCCAAGAGACGGACCAC TTTCCCTGTCCTGGCTGAGAGTCCCTGGAGTGCTGCAGCGTCTGGGCTTTACTTACTTTgctctgtctctcctgcagacTTTCTGGGGCCAGAAAGAAATCCCTCTGAGAGAA CATCACTGGTGGAACCCTGTGCAGGATGTTGTCCTTTATTGGCAGCAGTGGCTGATTATCATCGTGCTGGAGACTCTGTGGCTGTGCATCACTCTGCTAATGCCTGTGCCCAGCTGCCCAAC aggGTATCTGGGAGCTGGTGGAATTGGTGATAATGGTCTTTACCCAAACTGCACAGGAGGCGCAGCGGGTTACATCGATAGATGGATGTTTGGTGATAATATGTACAGATACCCAACATGCAAA GAAATGTATCTGACCACACAGCCCTTTGACCCAGAGGGGGTCCTGGGTACAATCAACTCGATCGTCATGGGATTCTTGGGGATGCAG GCTGGGAAAATTATCATCTTCTACAAAAGAAGGACCGTCCACATCCTGTGCCGGTTCCTCGTGTGGGCTGCTGTACTG GGAATCTCTGCAGCCATCCTTTCTAAGTGCACGCGAGATGGAGGATTTATACCTGTCAATAAAAACCTTTG GTCATTGTCCTATGTGATGTGTATGGGCTGCTTCTCCTTCCTGCTGCTGGGAGGCATGTACTTCATCACTGATACCAAGAGCTGGTGGGGAGGACAGCCTTTTATATTCCCAG GGATGAATTCAATCTTCGTGTACGTGGGCCACTCTCTCCTGGGTTTTTACTTCCCCTTCAGCTGGGAGATGCGTTTCCAGGAGAGTCACTGGGAGTGGCTCTTTCAAAGCCTGTGGGGAACTGCACTGTGGGTAATCATTGCTTACCTGCTGTACAGGAAGAAGT